A region of the Candidatus Aegiribacteria sp. genome:
ACCTGTTAAAACATACACGTATAGTCATCAAAATAGTAAGCACTACGCTTATTATTGTACTGACCACAATTGCAATCATGATCATAATTTGATATTTAATAGCTACTTCAGGGCTTGCGCCTCCAAGAATAACTCCTGTCATCATACCGGGAAAAGCGACTATTCCCATTGTTGCCATAGAAGCAAGTGTAGGCTTTAACGCAAGTTGAACACTATCACGAAGATACGGAAGTAATGCCTCATAATGAGAAGCTCCAAGCGACAAAACATATGAATAGTTTTTTGTATCCTTCTTCAGGTTTTTATAGAAAGTGGTAATGCCAACAATGTTGCCCCTGAGAGAATTACCAAGAAGCATACCTCCAAGAATTATCAGATACCTTGCGTCAAAAACATTAGTAAGGGGAATAACAAAACTGTTCAAGTAAAAAACAACGATAAAAGTTGCAATGGAAAATGATACAAAAGTGGCTACAAAAATCCTACTGATTTTTATAGTGGAACCTTTTATAGCAGAATATACAGCAACTGTAATCATGATTGTTAACCACAGGATATTGACAAATGAACTATTCCATAGAAACAGATATTTAAGAAAAACTCCAATTAAAATTAGTTGAATGGACATTCTTGTAACAGAATATAAAAGGGGCTTAATTAAGTGTAGACCAAAATATACGCAAATTATTACAGGCAAAGTCAATAATAGGAATACGAGTCCTAATGAGAATATGGTGATATCTACAGTTTCCATTTTCCCTCCTCCAGGGCAAAAACCTTAACAGAAGGGTTCTCAAGCCATACAGGATCATGGGAAATCACCAAAGATGTCCAGTCTTTTCTTTCAAGGAAATAGTCTGCTACTTTTTTCTTGAGATGCTTATCAAGAGATGAAGTGATCTCATCCAGAAAATAAATGTTTCTTTCTAGTAAAACAGCAATTACAACAGCTAAACGCTGCCTTTCGCCACCGGACAAATCCTCGACATCCTTATTAAGGAAATCACTGGTAAGCTCAAAATATTTTGTAAGATCATCAACTTTGCCTTTACTGAAATCCAGATGCGTATTCGTTTTTAGTCTAGAAACAAAACCAAGCAAGTCAACAATGTTTCCAGCGCCTATGCTTACGTCTTGATCAATATAGGCTACTAAT
Encoded here:
- a CDS encoding ABC transporter permease; amino-acid sequence: METVDITIFSLGLVFLLLTLPVIICVYFGLHLIKPLLYSVTRMSIQLILIGVFLKYLFLWNSSFVNILWLTIMITVAVYSAIKGSTIKISRIFVATFVSFSIATFIVVFYLNSFVIPLTNVFDARYLIILGGMLLGNSLRGNIVGITTFYKNLKKDTKNYSYVLSLGASHYEALLPYLRDSVQLALKPTLASMATMGIVAFPGMMTGVILGGASPEVAIKYQIMIMIAIVVSTIISVVLTILMTIRVCFNRCGSLRQDVFIDTNTSKYATE
- a CDS encoding ABC transporter ATP-binding protein — protein: MIEFNDIHLSFNGKTVIQNLSFEIHQGDKVVILGKSGSGKSSLFSLALGFINPCEGEIIFNGMRVDEKNIWDIRRLVAYIDQDVSIGAGNIVDLLGFVSRLKTNTHLDFSKGKVDDLTKYFELTSDFLNKDVEDLSGGERQRLAVVIAVLLERNIYFLDEITSSLDKHLKKKVADYFLERKDWTSLVISHDPVWLENPSVKVFALEEGKWKL